One genomic segment of [Phormidium] sp. ETS-05 includes these proteins:
- a CDS encoding PPC domain-containing protein has product MNLTALAMKSRQLLIIPAAVVALGMGALKVNAQNMYNPVSMEGKKEITDILTEKDIPTGQGGFARDYVVKLQEGDQVAIDLLSESFDTIVSLLGPDGTTVAENDDGPDGTTNSLLFSRITTAGDYIVRVRAFGEGGVGEFQLKVTRLRPI; this is encoded by the coding sequence ATGAATTTAACTGCCCTTGCGATGAAATCCCGTCAGCTCCTGATTATTCCCGCCGCTGTGGTGGCTTTGGGCATGGGGGCGCTGAAAGTCAATGCCCAGAATATGTACAACCCCGTCTCGATGGAGGGGAAAAAGGAGATTACCGATATCCTTACGGAAAAAGACATCCCCACTGGGCAAGGCGGGTTTGCGCGTGATTATGTGGTGAAGCTGCAAGAGGGCGACCAAGTGGCGATCGACTTGCTCTCGGAGAGCTTCGATACGATCGTCTCTCTCCTCGGTCCCGACGGCACCACCGTAGCCGAAAATGACGACGGTCCGGACGGCACCACCAACTCTCTCCTTTTCTCCCGTATTACCACCGCTGGCGATTACATCGTCCGAGTGCGGGCTTTCGGGGAAGGCGGCGTGGGTGAGTTCCAGCTCAAAGTCACCCGCCTGCGTCCTATCTAG
- a CDS encoding glycosyltransferase family 39 protein — MKQQDNRMLHRPIGSPNLLPLVLLWLVAAVADRLWFALDKSIPGWDQADYLTGALNYWRALQTPQWLDPQWWQNLWLLSSKIPPGTYIATAAIHNIFGTGAHAATLINLCFSAILLYAVFGLGTKLFNPTVGWWAALFCLIFPGLLLIRLDFLLDYPLTATCTLAFYLLTLWRSSEPSTRTAWLLAIGFGFTLGAALMVKQTAILFLLIPCLWAIITTIRRRQVGANPPWLPLVQLGISFLIALVITYPWYRTNWLLILTGSKRATVDAAIAEGDPALNTLAAWTHYLQLLPEQISWPLLLIPLLAALLYGRRRPQAELESLQWLAGFWLGAYLLCSLNLNKDFRYVLPYLPIMAVFLAQCFTLWPGSWGRSLRFGTVAAATLMLIPSVWPTDSLAELAGTHRAYTGPSWPHAKVVQAVVEADPYLQANIGVLPSTLEVNQHNINYYGAQADFQVYGRQVGTRSKDVAKDARSMSWFITKTGPQGSVPSAQPEMVTAVEKSSDFRLYRSWPLPDNTTLNLYRRQFRNVRVVPLPETPSRNQVQLERVIVPPRVPPGIPVPVTYQWLGPAEELQQGLVLLDWVPVGDSSSSGWWSDRAIGRGILHLQNQLSQAQVIETTAILPPAATPPGKYTLTATYLHRHSKTTYPLKIPPVTLEIDPNALPAVAPEPELITQLQTLATALPNGPNALGPVFDEVGRIAQYDPTQDYLRQAELTLAHRLQQQPNNLSIAYNLSLARVLRRDASGAAAALQRVTELDPKNPYAHAYLAFVNLYDWRPFAAAAPLKTALELAPQSQEIQILAAVGALMRGNPFQTWHYLQDFIPSGVKLVVKFILGASLLLVIVLMTIIITKFMKNSSSIKI; from the coding sequence GTGAAACAGCAAGATAACCGAATGCTTCACAGACCGATCGGCTCGCCAAATCTGCTCCCCTTAGTGCTGCTGTGGTTGGTGGCGGCGGTAGCCGATCGCCTGTGGTTTGCCCTAGACAAATCCATCCCCGGTTGGGACCAAGCGGACTATCTCACCGGCGCCCTCAACTACTGGCGTGCCCTCCAAACCCCCCAATGGCTAGACCCCCAGTGGTGGCAAAACCTATGGTTGCTCTCCTCAAAAATCCCACCCGGCACCTACATCGCCACCGCCGCCATCCACAACATCTTTGGCACCGGAGCCCATGCCGCCACCCTCATCAACCTATGCTTTAGCGCCATTCTATTATATGCAGTGTTTGGACTCGGCACCAAGCTATTTAACCCTACCGTCGGCTGGTGGGCAGCCCTATTCTGCCTCATCTTCCCCGGCTTACTCCTCATCCGCTTAGACTTCCTACTAGACTATCCCCTCACCGCCACTTGCACCCTCGCCTTTTACCTCCTCACCCTGTGGCGCAGCAGCGAACCATCAACCCGTACCGCATGGCTGCTGGCGATCGGATTTGGTTTCACCCTCGGAGCCGCCCTCATGGTGAAACAAACCGCCATCCTATTCTTACTCATCCCCTGCCTCTGGGCAATCATCACCACCATTCGCCGCCGCCAAGTAGGGGCAAACCCCCCGTGGTTGCCCCTAGTCCAACTCGGAATATCATTCCTCATCGCCTTAGTCATAACCTACCCCTGGTATCGCACCAACTGGCTACTCATACTCACCGGCAGCAAACGCGCCACCGTCGATGCTGCCATAGCCGAAGGAGACCCAGCCCTCAACACCCTAGCCGCCTGGACCCACTACCTGCAACTGCTGCCCGAGCAAATCTCCTGGCCCTTATTGCTCATCCCCTTACTCGCAGCCCTCCTCTATGGCAGGAGGCGACCCCAAGCCGAACTAGAGTCACTGCAATGGCTGGCAGGTTTCTGGCTCGGAGCCTATCTGCTCTGCAGCCTGAATCTTAATAAAGATTTTCGCTATGTGCTGCCCTACCTACCCATCATGGCCGTATTTCTAGCCCAGTGTTTCACCCTTTGGCCCGGTTCTTGGGGGCGATCGTTGCGCTTTGGCACAGTAGCAGCAGCAACATTGATGCTCATACCTTCAGTTTGGCCCACAGATAGTTTGGCAGAACTAGCAGGAACCCATCGCGCCTATACTGGACCATCGTGGCCACACGCCAAAGTAGTGCAAGCAGTAGTAGAAGCAGACCCCTACCTGCAAGCCAACATAGGCGTACTACCTTCCACCCTAGAAGTGAACCAGCACAATATTAACTACTATGGCGCCCAGGCAGATTTTCAGGTGTATGGGCGACAAGTGGGGACGCGGAGCAAAGATGTGGCAAAAGATGCGCGGTCTATGTCCTGGTTTATCACCAAAACTGGTCCCCAAGGTTCCGTCCCCTCGGCGCAGCCAGAGATGGTGACTGCAGTGGAAAAGTCTAGCGATTTCCGCCTATACCGCAGTTGGCCATTGCCAGATAATACCACCCTCAATCTCTACCGCCGCCAGTTCAGAAATGTGCGGGTTGTGCCATTGCCAGAAACACCCAGCCGCAACCAAGTGCAGTTAGAGCGGGTGATAGTACCGCCGCGAGTCCCCCCGGGAATACCAGTTCCCGTAACATATCAGTGGTTGGGACCGGCTGAAGAGTTGCAACAGGGTTTAGTGTTGTTGGACTGGGTGCCCGTGGGGGATAGTAGTAGTAGTGGCTGGTGGAGCGATCGAGCCATTGGTAGAGGCATCTTGCACCTGCAAAACCAACTCTCCCAAGCCCAAGTCATAGAAACCACCGCCATACTCCCCCCCGCCGCTACCCCACCGGGCAAATACACCCTCACCGCCACCTACCTGCACCGCCACAGCAAAACCACATATCCCCTGAAAATACCTCCAGTCACCCTAGAAATTGACCCCAACGCCTTACCCGCAGTCGCCCCAGAACCAGAACTAATCACCCAACTGCAAACATTAGCCACCGCTCTCCCCAACGGACCCAATGCCCTCGGTCCCGTATTCGACGAAGTAGGACGCATCGCCCAATATGACCCCACCCAAGACTACCTACGTCAAGCCGAATTAACCTTAGCCCACCGACTGCAACAACAGCCAAACAATCTATCCATTGCCTATAATTTGAGTTTGGCGAGAGTATTGCGGCGAGACGCCTCTGGGGCCGCCGCCGCATTACAGCGCGTCACCGAGCTAGACCCAAAAAACCCCTATGCCCATGCCTATCTTGCCTTTGTTAATCTTTACGATTGGCGACCTTTTGCCGCCGCCGCTCCCCTCAAAACCGCCCTGGAACTAGCACCCCAGAGCCAAGAAATCCAAATTCTCGCCGCCGTGGGCGCCCTGATGCGGGGAAATCCCTTTCAAACCTGGCATTATCTCCAAGATTTTATCCCATCTGGGGTTAAATTAGTAGTTAAGTTTATCCTGGGCGCATCGTTACTGTTGGTGATTGTGCTAATGACTATAATTATCACCAAATTTATGAAAAATAGCAGCAGTATCAAAATCTAA
- a CDS encoding WD40 repeat domain-containing protein — MSWQATEQLWQQAQQHHHLLILTAPLRVSKSCPRTFREDLPIELTAELRRFLHQQYPLGSPSSPVDFCADYFTKPISPADVGKLREFWQPIPAVILSLSITDYKAYFQVGFWGVDGNMASIYDLPGWNWLEAKQELEQTGFKRDEALRKIREILVEMSKLLGAFVTDWHYLQLNPAYQPQLYRLVTQLGHWGQSFADVLRSYQAEIRPIRHRAKTEIDIGKVTSFKCVQTLTGHDSWVESLAISPDGRTLVSGGYDNTIKVWGLGGDTSRSGYGKLIRTLLGHGSTVYGLSFTPNGQLLVSGSDDNTIKIWDWQSGELIRTLTGRFAKVQAVAISPDGQTLVSGNDDRTVKIWHLATGELRETLTGHGTKVVTVAISPDGEKIVSGGEDRTVKIWDLKGGQLIRSLTGPVGAVYSVAIAPDGQKIVSGGADHSIHVWDLETGELIRILNGRAGAVYCVAISPDGNTLASCDYSTDSHNYTDAAIELWHLPTGKALHTLKGHDSRIFSVVFSPDGNTIVSASADRTIKIWRSDS, encoded by the coding sequence TTGAGCTGGCAGGCAACCGAACAGCTTTGGCAACAGGCGCAGCAGCATCATCACTTACTGATTTTAACCGCTCCTCTCCGAGTTAGTAAAAGCTGTCCGCGCACTTTTCGGGAAGACCTGCCTATAGAGCTGACGGCGGAATTGCGGAGATTTTTACACCAACAGTATCCCCTAGGGAGTCCATCATCGCCGGTGGATTTTTGCGCTGACTATTTCACGAAACCAATTTCACCAGCGGATGTGGGTAAATTGCGAGAATTTTGGCAACCGATACCGGCAGTAATATTATCTCTAAGTATCACGGATTATAAAGCATATTTCCAAGTGGGGTTTTGGGGCGTGGATGGGAACATGGCCTCAATATATGACTTGCCCGGTTGGAATTGGTTGGAGGCCAAACAGGAATTAGAACAAACTGGGTTTAAGCGGGATGAAGCTCTGCGGAAAATTAGGGAAATTTTGGTGGAAATGAGCAAATTGCTGGGAGCGTTTGTGACGGATTGGCATTACCTACAGCTCAATCCAGCTTATCAGCCTCAGTTATACCGTTTGGTGACACAGCTTGGTCATTGGGGGCAGTCTTTTGCTGATGTTTTGCGCTCTTATCAGGCGGAAATCAGACCAATTCGCCACCGGGCAAAAACCGAGATAGATATTGGGAAAGTCACATCGTTTAAATGCGTGCAAACCTTGACGGGACATGATAGCTGGGTGGAGTCATTGGCCATTAGCCCTGATGGCAGAACTTTAGTCAGCGGTGGCTATGATAATACGATTAAAGTTTGGGGATTAGGGGGGGATACGTCCAGATCAGGATATGGGAAATTAATCCGCACGCTTTTGGGGCATGGGAGTACGGTTTATGGGCTTTCTTTCACGCCAAATGGTCAGCTTTTAGTGAGCGGTAGTGATGATAATACGATTAAAATCTGGGATTGGCAGAGTGGGGAATTAATCAGAACTCTCACGGGACGTTTTGCTAAAGTGCAAGCGGTGGCAATTAGCCCCGATGGCCAAACTTTGGTGAGTGGCAATGATGACCGGACGGTGAAAATTTGGCATTTGGCCACGGGAGAGTTGCGGGAGACGTTAACGGGACATGGGACGAAGGTGGTAACGGTGGCTATTAGTCCTGATGGGGAAAAAATTGTCAGTGGTGGGGAAGACCGGACGGTGAAAATCTGGGATTTGAAGGGTGGGCAGTTAATCCGCAGTCTCACGGGTCCAGTTGGGGCGGTGTATTCCGTGGCGATCGCCCCAGACGGGCAAAAAATCGTCAGTGGTGGAGCGGACCATAGTATCCATGTTTGGGATTTAGAAACTGGGGAGTTGATTCGCATCCTCAACGGTCGTGCGGGAGCGGTTTATTGCGTCGCCATTAGTCCTGATGGTAACACCCTCGCCAGTTGTGACTATAGCACGGATTCTCATAATTACACCGATGCCGCGATCGAACTCTGGCACCTCCCCACGGGAAAGGCTCTGCACACCCTCAAAGGTCACGATAGCCGGATTTTCTCCGTCGTCTTCAGTCCTGATGGCAATACTATTGTCAGTGCTAGTGCCGATCGAACTATAAAAATCTGGCGCTCTGATTCCTAG
- the pip gene encoding prolyl aminopeptidase, with protein MRELYPPIQPYNQGNLKVSDIHTIYFEECGNPQGKPAVFLHGGPGGGSIAAYRQFFHPNKWRVVLFDQRGCGRSTPHAELEENTTWNLVKDIETIRQHLGIDSWVVVGGSWGSTLALAYSQTHPERCQGLILRGIFMVRSKEIRWFYQEGTSYIFPDAWEEYLKPIPEAERHDMVAAYYRRLTSADRAIRLEAARAWSIWEGSTSKLIPDNQSIQRFGQDYFAEAFARIECHYFINNCFLEQPDQLLQNVPRISHLPGVIIHGRYDVVCPLTSAWELHRAWPKSELHIIPDAGHSMFEPGILSAIIEATDKFAQM; from the coding sequence ATGCGCGAACTTTATCCCCCCATTCAACCATATAACCAAGGCAACTTAAAAGTTTCCGATATTCACACCATCTATTTTGAAGAATGCGGCAACCCCCAAGGCAAACCGGCAGTATTTTTACACGGCGGTCCTGGCGGTGGCAGTATTGCCGCTTATCGCCAGTTTTTCCACCCCAATAAATGGCGGGTAGTATTGTTTGACCAGCGGGGATGCGGTCGCAGCACCCCCCACGCCGAATTAGAAGAAAATACTACCTGGAATTTGGTTAAAGATATTGAAACAATTCGCCAGCATTTGGGAATTGATAGTTGGGTAGTAGTCGGGGGCAGTTGGGGCAGCACATTGGCTTTAGCCTATAGCCAAACCCATCCAGAGCGCTGTCAAGGATTGATTCTGCGCGGCATATTTATGGTGCGCTCAAAGGAAATCCGTTGGTTTTACCAAGAAGGCACCAGTTATATTTTTCCTGATGCTTGGGAAGAGTATCTCAAACCCATTCCCGAAGCTGAAAGACACGATATGGTAGCCGCTTATTATCGCCGCTTGACCAGTGCCGATCGAGCCATCCGCCTAGAAGCAGCTCGCGCCTGGTCTATTTGGGAAGGCAGCACCAGCAAATTAATCCCCGACAACCAAAGCATCCAGAGATTTGGTCAAGATTATTTTGCCGAAGCCTTTGCCCGCATCGAATGCCATTATTTCATCAACAACTGTTTCCTAGAACAACCAGACCAACTGCTGCAAAATGTCCCCCGTATCAGTCACCTCCCCGGGGTCATTATCCACGGACGCTATGACGTAGTTTGTCCCCTCACTTCCGCTTGGGAACTCCACCGCGCATGGCCGAAATCAGAATTACACATTATCCCTGATGCCGGTCATTCTATGTTTGAACCCGGTATCCTCAGCGCCATTATTGAAGCTACGGATAAATTTGCGCAAATGTAA
- a CDS encoding DUF1176 domain-containing protein yields MPKLQLFRAVLSAALVYFTAACAAQPPSPPTATSSNTPATANNTAAASNTPAAASNTAADCATGAAASDTPAACSTEPPTPATNLNTAQSPSGEMNFEQIAAQTYKAGEFTITLGMDDQRGNVYRGCDAKGNCLELDGGTGWRDGGQRGFSWENKGYTYSISWTEGSSEPMYLNVFQDNTRLMRQEMVPIAQGSPAATSEDNANILAYFYSNKDTLNLCAASLNEEYSRTASEVYQIDEQKYLVKVGCFLAAYQPSVEFWLYQKTNTASGVDVKPLNLVEYREEDGKTTRNEVHNIGGLATYDEGQRQLTVFTKFRGIGDCGALSEYRFDGNKFELVNYRAKFNCDGNFVPPEQYPQVGP; encoded by the coding sequence ATGCCTAAACTTCAACTATTCAGAGCGGTTTTATCTGCTGCTTTAGTGTATTTCACCGCTGCCTGTGCGGCACAGCCGCCATCACCACCCACGGCAACCAGCAGCAATACCCCCGCCACCGCCAACAATACCGCCGCCGCCAGCAATACCCCCGCCGCCGCCAGCAATACCGCCGCCGACTGTGCCACTGGAGCCGCCGCTAGCGATACCCCAGCCGCCTGCTCCACGGAACCCCCCACACCAGCAACTAACCTTAATACTGCCCAATCTCCCAGCGGCGAGATGAATTTTGAACAAATTGCCGCCCAAACCTACAAAGCGGGAGAATTTACCATTACTTTAGGCATGGATGACCAACGGGGGAATGTGTATCGGGGTTGCGATGCCAAAGGCAACTGCTTAGAATTAGATGGCGGCACCGGGTGGCGAGATGGGGGACAGCGGGGATTTAGTTGGGAAAACAAAGGTTACACTTATTCCATTTCTTGGACAGAGGGTAGTAGTGAACCGATGTACCTGAATGTGTTCCAAGATAACACCAGGTTGATGCGGCAGGAAATGGTGCCAATTGCCCAAGGAAGTCCAGCGGCGACATCGGAGGATAATGCTAATATTTTAGCATATTTTTACTCTAATAAAGACACCTTAAATCTTTGCGCAGCTTCCCTGAATGAAGAGTATTCCCGGACTGCTTCTGAGGTTTATCAAATTGATGAGCAAAAATATTTAGTCAAGGTGGGATGCTTTTTGGCAGCCTATCAGCCCAGCGTTGAATTTTGGCTGTATCAGAAGACTAACACAGCTAGCGGCGTTGACGTAAAACCGCTAAACCTAGTAGAATATCGCGAAGAAGATGGGAAAACGACTAGAAACGAGGTTCACAATATTGGGGGACTGGCTACTTATGATGAAGGGCAGAGGCAGTTAACTGTATTCACGAAGTTTCGGGGAATTGGTGATTGCGGTGCCTTATCGGAATATCGGTTTGATGGGAATAAATTTGAGCTAGTAAATTATCGGGCAAAATTTAACTGCGATGGCAATTTCGTCCCGCCGGAGCAGTATCCACAAGTTGGTCCTTAG
- a CDS encoding DUF711 family protein has protein sequence MKIRTITTGVSLRDSGETDKIRQAAEFNQQAKDIFQQRGYVVQTTRIATNPWGEYLTGLYPVEAVQELANIEKYCQELGVNFFNIGPAMTPTEIALIPEINKNTSIVYSSCHIGDAVEGINWENALAAAVAIKRMAQETANGFGNFRFCAAANCPPRIPFFPVSYHQGETMFAIGLECSDLVSQAFAATHNLETAGDKLKILFEEELRKVETIATEIATEIATTLNITYGGIDASVAPSLNPTESLAFAYENLGLGKFGHPGTLTISALITGVLKNLSVKTCGYSGLMLPVCEDVGLAQRANESTYNITNLLLYSAVCGCGLDTVPLPGDITEVQIEAILLDIASLAIKLNKPLSARLLLIPGKTAGEMTNFDSPYLVNCKILGVN, from the coding sequence ATGAAAATTAGGACAATCACCACCGGTGTATCCCTTAGAGATAGCGGAGAAACCGACAAAATCCGCCAAGCGGCTGAGTTTAATCAGCAGGCAAAAGATATTTTTCAGCAACGGGGATATGTGGTGCAAACCACCAGAATCGCTACTAATCCTTGGGGAGAGTATTTAACCGGATTATATCCCGTGGAGGCAGTACAGGAACTTGCCAATATTGAAAAATATTGTCAAGAATTAGGAGTGAATTTTTTCAATATTGGTCCGGCAATGACGCCTACGGAAATTGCCTTAATCCCGGAAATCAATAAAAATACCTCAATTGTATATAGTTCCTGCCATATTGGGGATGCGGTGGAAGGGATTAACTGGGAAAATGCCTTAGCAGCGGCGGTGGCAATCAAAAGGATGGCGCAGGAAACCGCCAATGGTTTCGGTAATTTTCGCTTTTGTGCGGCGGCAAACTGTCCGCCGAGAATTCCCTTTTTCCCCGTATCTTATCACCAGGGGGAAACGATGTTTGCCATTGGGTTAGAGTGCAGCGACTTGGTGAGCCAAGCCTTTGCGGCGACACACAACCTGGAAACCGCAGGGGACAAGCTGAAAATACTGTTTGAGGAAGAGTTGAGGAAAGTAGAGACGATCGCCACCGAAATCGCCACAGAAATCGCCACCACCCTTAACATCACCTATGGCGGTATCGACGCCTCAGTAGCTCCCTCCCTCAACCCCACAGAAAGTCTCGCCTTTGCTTATGAAAATCTCGGTTTAGGCAAATTCGGACATCCAGGAACCCTCACCATTTCCGCTCTCATCACCGGAGTGTTAAAAAACCTGTCCGTGAAAACCTGCGGTTACTCAGGTTTAATGCTCCCAGTCTGCGAAGATGTGGGACTAGCGCAGAGAGCCAACGAGTCAACCTACAATATCACCAACCTCCTATTATATTCTGCCGTCTGCGGTTGTGGCTTAGACACCGTACCCCTACCAGGAGATATCACCGAAGTTCAGATAGAAGCGATTTTACTCGATATTGCCAGTTTAGCAATTAAACTGAACAAACCCCTATCAGCTCGGTTGCTGTTGATTCCCGGTAAAACTGCTGGAGAAATGACCAATTTTGACTCCCCCTATTTGGTTAACTGCAAAATCTTAGGGGTAAATTGA
- a CDS encoding YafY family protein: MSRKGQTVTLSLSQSDKEQLEAIALELGMTWGDRPNISKLVQAIARKQLSLAPNNDWPTSRLDVLAQCVRALTDLGKLAEAQVVAKLLLERHETSWPMRQEMERFVGNPPPPWREEIDGYIRRQQPFRLFYQDATGRPWTFTVRHAQINLHEGGQYLDCWCEETEGNLDLPELIHNWSLRLDRIVTAGVAPIQRPWRSHMDSLRVEMHLFDRLAFAYAARIKSEDEFTEWLPDSGQVLRVVKKISNTYWFIREVMPQAQQCLVISPQNLRDRLQQQLVQICQLYGITTQP, from the coding sequence ATGAGTCGCAAGGGTCAGACAGTAACGCTATCTCTATCACAGTCAGACAAGGAGCAGCTAGAAGCGATTGCCCTGGAATTGGGGATGACTTGGGGCGATCGACCCAACATTTCCAAACTGGTGCAAGCCATTGCCCGGAAGCAGCTATCCCTCGCCCCCAATAACGACTGGCCCACCAGTCGCCTCGACGTTCTCGCCCAATGTGTCCGCGCACTCACGGACCTGGGGAAGCTCGCCGAGGCCCAGGTAGTAGCCAAGCTGCTCCTAGAACGCCACGAAACCTCATGGCCCATGCGCCAAGAAATGGAACGCTTCGTGGGAAATCCCCCGCCCCCCTGGCGGGAGGAAATTGATGGCTACATCCGCCGCCAGCAGCCGTTTCGCCTCTTCTATCAAGACGCCACCGGTCGCCCCTGGACCTTCACGGTCCGCCATGCCCAAATTAACCTCCACGAAGGAGGACAATATCTCGATTGTTGGTGCGAAGAAACCGAAGGCAATCTGGATTTGCCCGAATTAATCCATAACTGGAGTTTGCGGCTCGATCGCATCGTCACCGCAGGCGTCGCCCCCATCCAGCGACCTTGGCGGTCCCATATGGATTCGCTGCGGGTGGAAATGCACTTATTCGATCGCCTAGCTTTTGCCTATGCGGCGCGAATAAAATCAGAAGATGAGTTCACCGAATGGTTGCCAGACTCCGGGCAAGTCTTGCGAGTAGTCAAGAAAATCTCTAACACCTACTGGTTTATCCGGGAAGTGATGCCCCAAGCCCAGCAATGTCTGGTAATATCCCCGCAGAACCTGCGCGATCGGCTCCAACAGCAGCTAGTGCAAATCTGCCAGCTTTACGGCATCACCACCCAGCCATAA
- the cas3 gene encoding type I-D CRISPR-associated helicase Cas3': MGDYYCTLKPVYSCPATKLPAGVKLPPGWTLAWHQAATLEAVRDPNIDVIINIALTGDGKSLSAYLDSMQGHSYALGLYPTNELARDQEGQVRRYIEEFQPPGEPRVSRLSGPELEIYAENEGLRKAAALDSRSSNSEILLTNPDIFHYLHRGAYLTLNDTPDKLWNRIDKDFNLFIFDEFHTASAPQIAGIINTMLLIRCTNRQKKFLLMSATPNDRLIERLQAAGFRCRIINPLQERKYQFPDSAGRENELKLQNWRQVSRQISLEFISLEPTAKATETWVKENGNLILRHFQEYPGSKGAIILNSIAAVKRLVPRLRDLLSPHGLVVGENTGLSGKGEKERSLAADLVIGTSTIDVGVDFKINFLIFESADGGNFIQRLGRLGRHDGYERNGEKIAFTNFTAYALVPNFLLERLFLGNHPPLQSGGMYDRPYFHQQISDKYRQINDFEGYYSRWGLVQSCLLDSQLKHITIKKGYASSREEFSTTCQRVFKKSLGKAYGQIKQWNQEWQELSGQKSTSPIVEDAASFRGTSPLQCGLYDLTEAAATDRFKTYDLSGILSNLEIEPITKVEFMRLLEETEKTTGQPIAKGRFNGCLAFMKLRAYREERFNWQFTYAGDLRPLASAWRVQVLTGIQVWQPENYWINEINQLLKKQGLVSYVVRHPVGEVRSRLRLPMHFQIYPMSDRASLHDRTAPYSVAFGQSALLLDTLTHWLKSIGGDIWIS; the protein is encoded by the coding sequence ATGGGAGATTACTACTGCACCCTCAAGCCAGTTTATTCCTGCCCCGCCACTAAGTTGCCCGCAGGAGTCAAACTGCCTCCTGGCTGGACTTTAGCTTGGCACCAGGCAGCCACCTTAGAGGCAGTGCGCGACCCGAATATCGATGTAATTATCAATATAGCCCTGACGGGGGATGGTAAAAGTCTATCCGCTTATCTGGACAGTATGCAAGGACACAGCTACGCGCTGGGACTTTATCCCACCAACGAGCTGGCGCGGGACCAGGAGGGGCAGGTGAGAAGATATATCGAGGAATTCCAGCCACCTGGAGAACCGCGAGTGTCCCGGTTGAGCGGCCCGGAATTAGAAATTTATGCGGAAAATGAGGGATTAAGGAAAGCAGCAGCATTGGATTCTAGGTCTTCAAATTCAGAAATTTTATTGACCAATCCCGATATTTTCCACTACCTCCATCGTGGGGCTTACTTAACTCTTAATGATACCCCAGATAAGCTGTGGAACCGAATTGATAAGGATTTTAACCTGTTCATTTTTGATGAATTTCACACGGCGAGTGCGCCGCAAATTGCCGGTATAATCAACACCATGCTGCTGATTCGCTGTACTAATCGCCAGAAAAAATTTCTGCTGATGTCAGCGACGCCAAATGACCGATTAATCGAGCGATTGCAAGCGGCGGGGTTTCGGTGTCGGATAATTAATCCCCTACAGGAGAGAAAATATCAGTTTCCTGATTCTGCGGGGCGGGAAAATGAGTTAAAATTGCAGAATTGGCGGCAAGTATCGCGGCAAATTTCTCTCGAGTTTATTTCTTTAGAACCGACGGCAAAGGCTACGGAAACTTGGGTGAAAGAAAATGGCAATCTGATTTTGCGTCATTTTCAGGAATATCCGGGGAGCAAAGGGGCAATTATCCTTAATTCTATTGCGGCGGTGAAGCGGTTAGTGCCGAGGTTGCGAGATTTGCTGTCACCCCACGGTTTGGTAGTGGGGGAGAATACGGGTTTATCGGGGAAGGGGGAGAAGGAGCGATCGCTCGCCGCTGACCTCGTAATTGGCACCAGCACTATTGACGTGGGGGTAGATTTCAAAATTAATTTTCTCATATTTGAATCCGCCGATGGGGGTAACTTTATTCAGCGGTTGGGAAGGTTGGGACGACATGACGGCTACGAACGCAATGGGGAGAAAATTGCCTTTACCAATTTCACCGCTTATGCTTTAGTCCCTAATTTTTTATTGGAGCGGCTGTTTTTGGGGAATCATCCGCCCCTGCAGTCTGGGGGAATGTACGATCGGCCCTACTTCCACCAGCAAATCAGCGACAAATATCGCCAAATCAACGACTTTGAGGGATATTACTCCCGCTGGGGGTTGGTGCAATCATGCTTGCTGGATTCCCAGCTCAAGCATATCACAATTAAAAAGGGCTACGCCAGCAGTCGGGAGGAATTTAGCACTACTTGCCAGCGGGTATTTAAGAAAAGTTTGGGTAAAGCATATGGACAGATAAAACAATGGAATCAGGAGTGGCAAGAGCTATCCGGTCAAAAAAGCACTTCTCCGATTGTTGAAGATGCTGCCAGTTTCCGGGGAACCAGTCCGCTCCAGTGTGGTTTATACGATTTGACTGAGGCAGCGGCGACAGACCGGTTTAAAACCTATGATTTATCGGGAATTTTGAGCAATCTGGAAATTGAACCGATAACTAAAGTGGAGTTTATGCGCCTGCTAGAGGAGACGGAAAAAACCACGGGACAACCTATTGCTAAAGGTCGATTTAATGGCTGTCTCGCTTTTATGAAATTGCGCGCTTATCGAGAGGAGCGGTTCAACTGGCAATTTACTTATGCAGGTGATTTGCGGCCATTAGCTAGTGCTTGGAGGGTGCAAGTGTTGACGGGGATTCAGGTTTGGCAACCGGAGAATTACTGGATTAATGAAATTAATCAGCTCTTGAAAAAGCAAGGGTTAGTGAGCTACGTGGTCCGCCATCCGGTGGGGGAGGTACGATCGCGCCTCCGCCTCCCCATGCACTTTCAGATTTACCCCATGAGCGATCGAGCCAGTTTGCACGACCGCACGGCCCCCTACTCCGTAGCCTTCGGTCAGTCGGCCCTATTACTGGACACCCTGACCCACTGGCTCAAAAGCATAGGGGGCGATATATGGATTTCCTAG